In Flavobacterium gelatinilyticum, a genomic segment contains:
- a CDS encoding GAF domain-containing protein, translating to MTFQELQPKISAIVSDTKLVKDEKLLAVCQLLNENVEYYNWVGFYFANHENKTLHLGPYVGAETDHTVIPFGKGICGQVAESNANFVVPDVKAQDNYIACSLTVKSEIVVPLFVNGVNIGQIDIDSHVIDPFTEADERFLEFVNQEVAKLF from the coding sequence ATGACATTTCAAGAATTACAACCAAAAATAAGCGCTATAGTTTCTGACACTAAACTTGTTAAAGATGAAAAACTATTAGCTGTCTGCCAATTATTAAACGAAAATGTAGAATATTACAACTGGGTAGGTTTTTACTTTGCTAATCACGAAAACAAAACACTTCATTTAGGCCCTTATGTTGGTGCTGAAACAGACCATACTGTTATTCCTTTTGGAAAAGGAATCTGCGGTCAGGTAGCAGAGAGCAATGCTAATTTTGTAGTGCCGGATGTGAAAGCTCAGGATAATTATATTGCATGCAGTCTGACTGTTAAATCTGAAATTGTGGTGCCCTTATTTGTAAATGGTGTAAACATCGGGCAAATCGATATTGACAGCCATGTTATTGATCCTTTTACTGAAGCTGATGAAAGATTCCTTGAATTTGTAAACCAGGAAGTTGCTAAATTATTCTAG
- the xrtF gene encoding exosortase family protein XrtF, with translation MKKYFIQFRPFLVFIGTFFGAYILLTVLYKFYLDSFTGVEADGITSIVSHNVEQLSNVFNYDIKVEKNFGSPWYDVLFNGNYIVRIVEGCNAVSVIILFISFVLAFSGKLKTTLLFILFGIVFIYILNVFRIAVLTVLLYYFPQNNHLLHGVLFPLIIYGSVFFLWVIWVNKFSKYAK, from the coding sequence TTGAAAAAATATTTCATTCAATTCAGACCTTTTCTGGTTTTTATAGGAACTTTTTTTGGTGCTTATATTTTGCTTACAGTGCTGTATAAGTTCTATTTAGATAGCTTTACGGGAGTTGAAGCCGATGGTATTACAAGTATAGTTTCTCATAATGTAGAGCAGTTGTCCAATGTTTTTAACTATGATATTAAAGTCGAAAAAAATTTTGGCAGTCCGTGGTATGATGTTCTGTTTAATGGTAATTATATTGTTCGTATCGTGGAAGGATGCAATGCCGTAAGCGTTATAATTTTGTTTATTTCTTTTGTGCTTGCATTTTCAGGAAAATTAAAAACTACCCTGCTTTTTATTTTATTCGGAATAGTTTTTATTTACATTTTAAATGTATTCAGAATAGCTGTTTTGACCGTTCTGTTATATTATTTTCCACAAAACAATCATTTACTGCATGGTGTTCTGTTTCCGCTGATTATCTACGGATCGGTGTTTTTTTTATGGGTTATATGGGTAAATAAATTTTCTAAATATGCTAAATAG
- a CDS encoding exosortase F system-associated membrane protein: MLNSFKQQKNKILITIGVVFCFALIRAFENALFYDPFLYYFEGDFAKKPLPEINSFKLFLNLLFRYALNTILSLILLYGLFRDMGIFNFSAFLYGFFLIVLFGMFFTIVKYFPDNSWLLFYVRRFIIQPIFVILFIPAFYYQLQNLEK; the protein is encoded by the coding sequence ATGCTAAATAGTTTCAAACAGCAAAAAAACAAAATTCTAATTACCATTGGAGTTGTTTTTTGTTTTGCATTGATAAGAGCCTTTGAAAATGCATTGTTTTACGATCCTTTTTTATATTATTTTGAAGGCGATTTTGCCAAAAAGCCATTGCCGGAAATTAATTCTTTTAAATTGTTTTTAAACTTGTTGTTTCGATATGCTTTAAACACAATACTTTCTCTTATTTTGCTCTACGGCCTTTTTAGAGATATGGGGATTTTCAATTTCAGTGCCTTTTTATATGGCTTTTTTTTGATAGTGCTTTTCGGAATGTTTTTTACAATTGTAAAATATTTTCCGGATAACAGCTGGCTTTTGTTTTATGTCCGAAGATTTATAATTCAGCCCATATTTGTAATTTTATTTATTCCTGCATTTTATTATCAGCTTCAAAATTTAGAAAAATAA
- a CDS encoding HYC_CC_PP family protein gives MNIKKCTVLFLAFLLLVSNVGFAFDVHYCGGKIASISLNTDVSVTPKKKCCAEKEEKSSCCKDKLVHIEKKSDDATIKIFFFQLAFPAVIQEYKPITFLSVPNFKSSQIISYYSDANAPPLFKLYSQYIFYS, from the coding sequence ATGAATATAAAGAAATGCACTGTTTTGTTTTTAGCTTTCCTGCTGTTGGTTTCCAACGTAGGCTTTGCTTTTGATGTGCATTATTGCGGCGGAAAAATCGCTTCTATTTCTTTAAATACAGATGTTTCTGTAACACCTAAGAAGAAATGCTGCGCAGAAAAAGAAGAAAAATCATCTTGCTGCAAAGACAAACTGGTTCACATTGAAAAAAAATCAGATGATGCAACCATTAAAATCTTCTTTTTTCAATTAGCATTTCCGGCTGTAATTCAGGAATACAAACCCATTACATTTTTATCTGTTCCGAATTTTAAAAGCAGTCAGATCATTTCGTATTATTCTGATGCGAATGCGCCCCCCTTATTCAAATTATACAGCCAGTATATTTTTTATTCCTGA